The proteins below come from a single Papaver somniferum cultivar HN1 chromosome 11, ASM357369v1, whole genome shotgun sequence genomic window:
- the LOC113320643 gene encoding probable LRR receptor-like serine/threonine-protein kinase At1g67720: MRMEKLYLLIVISICSVLCIPTNNAQMPGFLSLDCGGKKNFTDSIGLEWKSDQRFSFGNRAKVSVPNERRRQYMSVRYFPADKRKYCCTLDVNPLTRYLIRTTFLYGNFDSKNVFPKFEISLGATHWSTIVISDANTVEVRELILLTNSSTVSVCLYNATTGQPFISTIEVRPLKGTSYLTDYETEFFLAVSARINFGAFSQDPIRYPDDPFDRLWLSDSLQKPNYPINVAPGTKKVSTNMPVNVDKDERPPEKVMQTAVVGTNGLLTYRLNLDGFPGFGWGVFYFAEIEDLSPNDTREFRLLVPGMPDVSKSIVDIQQNAQGKYQLYEPGYTNISLPFAFDFGFGRASGSTRGPLLNAIEINKYLKITPGSIDATVMASLASQHLSALWAKEGGDPCLPVPWSWLRCNSDPQPKITSIILSKKNLAGSIPLEFTKLQGLAEIWLAGNAFAGPIPDFTACKDLKIIHLENNRLIGELPSSLTNLPKLEQLYVQGNMLSGTIPSGLLLNKNLGFNYTGNPDLDKEKSKGYSTSIIIGISVGAAVLFLAIVILCLLCRKRNGESTPGEAKN, encoded by the exons atgagaatggaaaagctttacTTGTTGATTGTGATATCAATCTGTTCGGTTCTTTGCATTCCCACTAATAATGCTCAAATGCCAG GTTTCTTGAGCTTGGATTGTGGTGGTAAAAAGAATTTCACTGACAGCATAGGACTTGAATGGAAATCCGATCAGAGGTTTTCGTTTGGTAACCGGGCAAAAGTATCAGTTCCGAATGAGAGGCGGAGACAATACATGTCAGTGCGATACTTCCCGGCAGATAAAAGAAAATATTGCTGTACACTTGATGTGAACCCACTGACTCGGTATCTTATAAGAACAACCTTCTTATATGGGAATTTTGATAGTAAAAATGTGTTCCCAAAGTTTGAGATTTCGCTTGGAGCGACTCATTGGTCGACGATTGTCATTTCAGATGCTAATACTGTAGAGGTTAGAGAATTGATTTTGTTAACTAATTCATCTACAGTTAGTGTGTGTTTATACAATGCCACAACCGGGCAACCATTTATCTCTACTATCGAGGTTCGGCCATTAAAAGGTACCAGTTATTTAACTGACTATGAAACTGAATTCTTTCTTGCCGTGTCCGCAAGAATAAACTTTGGTGCATTCAGTCAAGATCCAATCAG GTATCCGGATGACCCTTTTGATAGACTATGGTTGTCAGACTCTCTGCAGAAACCAAATTACCCTATTAATGTTGCTCCCGGAACAAAGAAAGTATCCACTAATATGCCTGTCAACGTAGATAAAGATGAAAGACCTCCTGAGAAAGTGATGCAGACGGCTGTAGTTGGTACAAACGGGTTGTTAACTTACCGGTTGAACTTGGATGGTTTCCCAGGTTTTGGATGGGGTGTCTTTTACTTTGCTGAAATCGAAGATTTGAGTCCGAATGATACTAGAGAGTTTAGATTGTTAGTCCCAGGCATGCCTGATGTCAGCAAATCCATAGTAGATATCCAACAAAATGCCCAAGGAAAGTATCAGTTGTATGAACCAGGATATACCAACATATCGCTCCCCTTCGCATTCGATTTTGGATTTGGAAGAGCTTCTGGTTCCACAAGGGGACCTCTCTTGAATGCTATAGAGATAAACAAATACTTGAAAATAACCCCCGGCTCTATAGATG CAACGGTTATGGCTAGTTTAGCTTCACAGCACCTGTCAGCTCTTTGGGCGAAAGAAGGTGGTGACCCATGCTTGCCTGTTCCATGGTCATGGCTGCGATGCAACTCTGACCCACAACCAAAGATTACCTCAAT TATTTTGTCTAAGAAAAATTTGGCAGGGAGCATTCCGTTGGAGTTCACAAAGTTGCAAGGATTAGCTGAGAT ATGGCTTGCTGGAAATGCATTTGCCGGTCCAATACCGGATTTTACTGCATGTAAAGATTTAAAGATCAT CCATCTTGAGAATAACCGCTTGATTGGAGAACTGCCTTCATCTCTGACGAACCTACCAAAATTGGAACAATT GTACGTGCAGGGCAATATGTTGTCTGGAACTATTCCTTCGGGCCTTCTCCTAAATAAGAATTTGGGTTTTAA CTACACTGGAAACCCGGATCTTGACAAGGAAAAAAGTAAAGGCTACAGCACAAGCATTATTATTGGTATATCAGTTGGGGCTGCTGTTCTGTTTTTAGCTATTGTGATCCTTTGCTTACTTTGTAGGAAGAGGAATGGAGAAAGCACTCCAGGAGAGGCCAAAAACTAA